The following are encoded in a window of Peromyscus maniculatus bairdii isolate BWxNUB_F1_BW_parent chromosome X, HU_Pman_BW_mat_3.1, whole genome shotgun sequence genomic DNA:
- the LOC143271102 gene encoding uncharacterized protein LOC143271102: MTPSVFLPSLVFSLTLFFFDAFFRFANMKEYIFKFSGLICSTSALVFEIILADSQCWRLWEFNNKLVQFVSIGLWEAYYTQDFNISGSMTRMLVHTPINETWNESSEFQYLQVLIAWAILMKILVLIFTSVAIKISCMEDQFIDIQLFCYKMSAIILAVSSLFTLVTVTLNHLVDIYGQTTLDFPPDFPVKKEDIIKKHCTKVFPMGVLTATMSLFGVILFLCEMISLTVQSQVKARCASNLAGQKV; this comes from the coding sequence ATGActccttctgttttcctgccttcccttgtattctcactgactctattcttctttgatgccttcttcagatttgccaacatgaaggagtacatcttcaagttcagtggcCTGATTTGTAGTACATCAGCTTTGGTATTTGAAATCATCCTTGCAGACAGCCAATGCTGGCGCCTGTGGGAATTTAACAACAAGCTTGTGCAATTTGTGTCAATTGGACTCTGGGAAGCTTATTACACTCAGGACTTTAACATCTCTGGGTCTATGACCAGGATGTTGGTTCACACCCCTATCAATGAAACCTGGAACGAGTCATCagaatttcagtatttacaagtCCTGATAGCATGGGCCATTTTGATGAAAATCCTAGTCCTGATTTTCACTTCAGTGGCCATTAAGATCAGCTGCATGGAAGACCAATTCATTGATATCCAGCTGTTTTGCTACAAGATGTCTGCCATAATTTTGGCTGTGAGCAGCCTTTTCACACTTGttactgtgaccttgaaccacctAGTAGACATCTATGGGCAAACCACACTTGACTTTCCACCCGACTTTCCCGTAAAGAAAGAAgacattataaagaaacactgcaCAAAGGTGTTCCCAATGGGTGTCCTGACAGCCACGATGTCACTCTTTGGcgtgattttgtttctctgtgagatGATCTCCTTGACAGTACAGAGTCAGGTGAAGGCCCGGTGCGCTTCCAACCTGGCTGGGCAAAAGGTCTGA